ccccccaccctccccgggGCCAGGCCTGCGGTAATGCTCCCTCTCAGCTCTCCTCCGCAGCCCAGCGGTGAGCCCATGGGCAGGTCTCTATCCCCCCCCGGGGGCTGGGGTGCTGTGAGGCGGGGGCCAGGCCTGTGGTAACGCTCCCTCTCCGCTGTCCCCCGCAGCCCAGCGGTGAGCCCATGGGCAGGTCTccatccaacccctgggggctggggcgctgtggggctggggccaggcctgtGGTAACGCTCCCTCTCCGCTGTCCCCCGCAGCCCAGCGGTGAGCCCACGGGCAGGTCTCCATCCCCCCCCCGGGGGCTGGGgcgctgtggggctggggccaggcctgtGGTAACGCTCCCTCTCCGCTGTCCCCCGCAGCCCAGCGGTGAGCCCATGGGCAGGTCTCcatccccccccccgggggctggggcgctgtggggctggggccaggcctgtGGTAACGCTCCCTCTCGGGTCTCCCCCGCAGCCCAGCAGTGAGCCCCATGGGCAGGTCTCCATCCCCCCCTGGGGGCTGGGGCGCTgtggggcgggggccaggcctGTGGTAACGCTCCCTCTCGGGTCTCCCCCGCAGCCCAGTGGTGAGCCCATGGGCAGGTCTCCATCCCCCCCGGGGGCTGGGGCGCTgtggggcgggggccaggcctGCAGTAATGCTCCCTCTCGACTCTCCCCCGCAGCCCACGGGAGCCCCACCGTGGACACCTCCTCCGTGGTCACGGTGCCCAAGCCCTCCACGCCTTCCCGCCTCGCCTTCTTCATGCGCCAGCAGAGCTGCAGCTCGGAGTCGGGGAGCCCGGCGCCCCGCTCGCCCGGCCTGGCCACGCCCAGCGGGAGCCCCTGCCACCGCCCAGCCAGGTGGGAGGAGGTGGCGGAGCTGGACGGGAACTACCTGGAGTACCTGCGGGACGCTCAGCTCAGCGTGGAGCAGTGCGTGCTGGCCTGCCGCGTCTGGTCAGCCCCCTACGACGGGGAGCGGCCGGGCCCCGGCCCCCCCGGCCCCGCCACCCCACACACTAAGAAGAGGGGCCTGCCAGAGGAGGGGGGCGGGGCacccggggctcccagcagcagtgaGCCCAGCGCCAGCCCCCCCGTGCCCGATATCGAGGACTCGGCCCCCCTCCTGAACGGGGCCCCCGGGTCGGAGCCGAGCCGGCCGGGCAGGCCAGACGGTGATGTTGCGGTGAAGAAGGTGCGCCGGGGTCCCCTTTCCGCCGGCTCGGAGTGGGAGCGGAGGGGGCTCAAGGCCCAGGTGGAGAATGGCTCGCCCaccgccccggccccagccccggcctggGAGCAGCCGTCCGTGGACTCCCTGATCGACGAGCTGCTGGCCCAGGCGCCCGGCGAGCCCAACGGCTCCGGCTTGAGCATCGAGAGCTTCTCGAGGGAGCTGCGGGAGCTGGAGGCGGAGCTGCAGAGGGGGGCTGGGCAGTCGCCCGCGGGGCCCCTCTCCcgggaggtgcaggaggaggccgAGGAGAGGTTCTCCGAGCGCCCGGCTCCGCTCACCTCGGGGGGGGCCCCAGCGCAGTCCTGGCCCCCGGAGCCCCTGGCCCAGCTTGTCAGCAGCCCCCTGCGTGCGCTGGGGCAGccgcccagccagcccttcacaGGTGAGCGGGGGGGTCAGCATCCCGAGTCCTGGTGCTGGCGTCAGAGCCTGGCTAATGGCCTGTGATggacctgtcccctctggggcccagggcagctcagggggctgggacaTGGGGGCACCCCAGTGGGCGGGGCAGGCTGGTGCCCGGCAGGGGCtcgtgggcaggggcaggggcagggggagtcaGGGAGCGGCTGGTGCCCAGCGGGCGGCAGGAGGCAGGGGCCTGGCGGGCAGGGGGCGGTGAGGGCCTGGTGGGAAGTGTCTCACagggtttgggggagaccagGCCCTGcgccccggcttcctgcgattcaccaggactctcagccagccagtaacacagaaggtttattagccgacaggatcacagtcccagacaggtcttgctggtacagacaacagggcccctcagtcaggtccatcttggggggccccagggaggccacagccctgttggtCGGGgctcccctctccatttcccagccagctccaaactgaaactccccccAGCCGTctcctttctggccttcctctgccaccttcccaggtcaatgctCCCCTCACCAGCCCCCCATGGTGTGCAGAGAAAACATTAACATTCTCACTTCCTCACACGGGGCGGCAAGGGCAGGCTGAGGCCCGGTGGGCAGGGGGTcgcagggagaggctggggcctgGCGGGCAGGGAGTGGTAGGGGCCCAGCGGGCAGGGGGTGTTAGGGGCCTGGCGGGCAGGGGGTCGCAGGGACAGGCTGGGGCCTGGCGGGCAGGGAGTGTTAGGGGCCCAGtgggcagggggtggcagggcccggcgggcagggggaggcagggacaggctggggcCTGGCGGGCAGGGAGTGGTAGGGGCCCAGtgggcagggggtggcaggggcccggcgggcagggggaggcagggacaggctggggcctggcgggcagggggtggcagggagatgctggcagccagcgggcaggggcaggctggcgCGCGGCGGGCAGGTCCTGACTGATGCCATGCCCCGCGCAGGTCCCTTCGTGGCCGTGCTGCTGGCGAAGCTGGAGAACATGGCGCAGAACTCGCTGTACGTGAACGTGCTGCTGACGGGGCTGGTGGCGCGACTCGCCTGctacccgcagcccctgctccgcTCCTTCCTGCTCAACACCAACATGGTCTTCCAGCCCAgcgtcaagtccctgctccaggtaCTGCCCGGGCACGGGCTCCCGGGGGCCCCGCTGGGCCTCTCAGctcaggggcagggcagtgacCCGTGGGCGGGGGGCGCCCGCATTGCTGGAGGGTCGCAGGGCTTCAGGCTGAGCCAGTGGGGAGCTGCAGGTTCTGGGGTCCCCGTACGcagcccccctgcagcccagcctggcACAAGCCGTGGCCGGGGCCCCCAGCCTGGGCACTGAGCCGCCTGCCTTGCAGGTCCTGGGCTCGGTGAAGAACAAGATCGAGAGCTTCGCCGCCAGGCAGGACGACTTCCCCGCCCTGCTCTTCAAAGCCCGCAAGTACCTGCTCGCCCGCGGCCAGCTGGACTGGGCCGACGCCCCCAACGCCGCACCGGCCCTGCGCCGCTCCGAGACGTTGGGTAGGGCCGGGGCCCGGGGGGAGACAGGTGGGGGGCTGCCACCTGCTTCGGGCCCGCCCTGCCCCCCGGCTGAACTGGCCCACCCCTGTGAGCACAGGGTTCCCTGGTGTTACCATTCACCCAGCCCGGCTCCCCCAACCCGGCGCCCTCGCCTGGCTCCCCTGGCCCAGCACCCTGGGTCCAGCACCCCCGGCCCGGTGccctctcctggctccctgggcctggctcccccagcacagctcccccgGCGAGGCGCCCTCGCCTGGCTCCCCCGGCCCAGCACCCTGGGTCCAGCACCCCCGGCCCGGTGccctctcctggctccctgggcctggctcccccagcacagctcccccgGCGTGGCGCCCTCGCCTGGCTCCCCCGGCCCAGCACCCTGGGTCCAGCACCCCCGGCCCGGTGccctctcctggctccctgggtccggctcccccagcacagctcccccgGCGTGGCGCCCTCGCCTGGCTCCCCCGGCCCAGCACCCTGGGTCCAGCACCCCCGGCCCAGTgccctctcctgcctccctgaGCCCGgctcccccagcacagctcccccgGCGTGGCGCCCTCGCCTGGCTCCCCCGGCCCAGCACCCTGGGTCCAGCACCCCCGGCCCGGTGccctctcctggctccctgggcccggctcccccagcacagctcccccgGCGTGGCGCCCTCGCCTGGCTCCCCCGGCCCAGCACCCTGGGTCCAGCACCCCCGGCCCGGTGccctctcctggctccctgggcctggctcccccGGCACAGCTCCCCCGGTCCGGTGccctctcctggctccctgggcccggctcccccagcacagctcccccgGCGTGGCGCCCTCGCCTGcctccctgagcccagctcccccagcacagctcccccgGCCCAGTGCCCTCTCTTGGCTCCCTGGGTCCGgctcccccagcacagctcccccagcccggcgccctctcctggctccctggGCCCGGCTCCCCCGGCACAGCTCCCCCGGCGTGGCGCCCTCGCCTGGCTCCCCCGGCCCAGCACCCTGggtccagcacccccagcccggcgccctctcctggctccctgggtccggctcccccagcacagctcccccgGCGTGGCGCCCTCGCCTGGCTCCCCCGGCCCAGCACCCTGGGTCCTGAACCCCCGGCCCAGTGccctctcctggctccctgggtctggctcccccagcacagctcccccgGCCTGGTGccctctcctggctccctgggcccggctcccccagcacagctcccccgGCGTGGCGCCCTCGCCTGGCTCCCCTGGCCCAGCACCCTGGGTCCAGCACCCCCGGTCCGGTGCCCTCTCCTGTCTCCCTGGGCCCGgctcccccagcacagctcccccgGCCCGGCGCCCTTGCCTGGCTCTCCCAGCCTGATGCCCTCTCCCGGctcccccagcctggatcccccagcacagctcccctGGCCCGACGCCCTCTCCTGGCTCCCCCGGCTCAGCGTCCTCACCCAGCGCGCCTGGCCTGGCGCACTCATCTGGCTCCCTCAGCCCGGCTCTCCCGggccagcacccccagcctgaCACCCTCTCCTGGCTCCCCCGGCCCAGCTCCCCAAGCCAGACACCCTTGCCCGGCTGCCCTGGCGTCAGCCCCCTCCGGGTCACACTCGCTGGGATCAGCCCCTCGGCTCCCCCTCCGAGACCAACCctcagagcccccagcccccacgACACACCAGGAGCCCCCTCAGCGAGTGCCCCTGGTGGGACCCCGGCAGGAGACTTGTACCCAAAGGGAGCCAGGCACCCCCCGGCCTGACTCTGCAGTGACTCTGCCTGTGGGAACaacaggggggtgcctgggggtcTGGACCCAGCACAGAGTCCTGGGTTAGCGCCGGGTCGGATCAGAGCCCGGAGCCCCCCGGCCCCTCTGTAATCCCTTCCAGGAGCGTGTCCAGCTGCCCCCGCGGcactacccccggcccctccgtaatcccctccaggggcgcgtccggctgcccccgcggcactaccccggcccctccgtaatcccctccaggggcgagtccggctgcccccgcggcactacccccggcccctccgtaatcccctccaggggcgcgtccggctgcccccgcggcactacccccggcccctccgtaATCCCCTCCAGGGGCGCNNNNNNNNNNNNNNNNNNNNNNNNNNNNNNNNNNNNNNNNNNNNNNNNNNNNNNNNNNNNNNNNNNNNNNNNNNNNNNNNNNNNNNNNNNNNNNNNNNNNtggccacccgtgctgatcagagctccacgctgggcaaacaggaaattaaattcaaaagttctgggggcttttcctgtctacgtggccagtgcatccgagttcagattgctttccagagcagtcacagtggtgcactgtgggataccgcctggaggccaataccgtcgaattgcggccacactaaccctaatccgatatggtaataccgatttcagcgctactcctctcgtcggggaggagtacagaaaccggtttaaagagccctttatatcgatataaagggcctcgttgtgtggacgggtgcagggttaaatcggtttaacactgctatattcagtttaaacgcatagtgtagaccaggccctagtttTCTCTTATCACTCGATCAATGACTTCCTGTAATTCAGGTGCTGCACAGGTAGTCATGAGGCGTTTAAGCTCAGAGACTGTTAAATCTTCTCTGCTTGCCAATTGTAGCACACGCAGAGCCCATTTTGAGAAACTTTCCCGGTTAAGGGGTCCAAGCATTTTTGCCATCGCTTGGAGATTTGCTGCTGATAGGGGGACGGTTGTAGTAGCTGTGCTAGTCCCTGCAGCTGCATCTGTTCTCGTTACAGTAATTCTGTTAATGGTGCAACCGGCCCCTGGGGCTCAGGATTGCTGCTCCGTATCTCTCTTTCCCACACCTCGTTAGGTTCCCTTGGGGCATCTTCCCAGTCAGAGACATCACTTTGGGGATCAAAGTCCCACTCTTCTGCCGTCACCGCTGCTACCTGGCGGTTTGCGAATCCAAGCCTTTGTTTAAGATGCTGGATAAGGGATTTGCATCAGCTGTGATTAGTAGGGAGAGCTTTACTTTGTTCTGTGGTTAACCTTTTCACCATGCCCTGCAatacttgattttctttttctattttttccttttccccaacTTGTTCCTCTAACCTCTTCTCTCATTGTTTGCCCTCCCTGATTGCCTCCCGGAGAGGGTCTAACTGGCTTTGCACCCCCGTCGCTATCACTTTCCATCTGTCTGCCTCTTTTTCCATATGAGTGAATTCTTCATGCAGGGAGTTAGTCTCCTCCTGGCAAGTTGCCAAGCGGGAGTATAAATCCCTGCACGCGTCCCACAAAAGCCGGATTGCTGCTGAATCCCTTTTAGTTGGAGTAGGCTTGTACAGGATTATATACCGTGCCAGCCTATcctccaaatctgaaatagtacACACATCTCCCAGCCCCCCTTCAGTCCACGGGCTGTGTCCAAACCTCTGTAGTACTCGTTTAGAAGGTGTGAGTTCCTGTACAAAAGACAGCGTTCCCTGTTTTTCTCTAAAGATGTCTTTAGACTGtgtcttcttaaacattttcccTAACAAGTGTGTAACAACCAACTACAACACTAGAAACCGAACTGATAAATATCAAACACTATAACCCCTAATTCCTAAAGGAGTGACTTACAAATAGtaattttccctttttaactCCTGATAGAGCAACTCACAACTCCTGGTAGAGCAATGTTACAACCAATACCCAAATCTAAACTCCTATTTCCTTCAGAGTTTATGTGGTCCCTGTAGTGCCAGGCTCACTAAAGCTGGCGTTGTGCACACCAGTTTGTATAATAACTGTGGATTCTATGCTTGCCCCCCCTTTGCACTCTCCACCAAtaatgttgtacagacaaaactacacaggatcgtTTTAGGGATCAAGACAAAGATGTCACATTTATTATGATCTATAACTACTAGCAAATACCTCGATacttatacacatacactcacacactgtcaaggttccttccccactctgaactttagggtacagatgtggggacctgcatggacacttctaagcttaattactagcttagatctggtatcgctgccaccatccagaattttcagtgtctagatcacttcctgtccccccaaaaccttcccctccctgggtagacttgagagactccttcaccaattccctggtgagtccagatccaatctcttagatcttaaaacaaggagaaattaaccatcccccctcctttctcccaccaactcctggtggatccagatccaaccctcttggatctaaaaacaaggaaaaaatcaatcaggtataagaaaaaggcttttaattaaagaaaagaaaggtaaaagaaaaccctctgagagagattagcataccagctactctcacagacaacagatttaaaacacagaggacattcccctgggcacaaatttagttacacacacacaaaaataataatacccaaatacccaatttgattctacctctaattgcataagacaggttacaaggaaataaacataaacctatttatccctttctaaaacttactactctgataagaggctggttcctggatctttttcactccggctgaaactgaaactctcaacaaaggaaaaacttccctccttccttttgaaacatcttgttccctcattggtccctctggtcaggtgtcagctagactaggtgaacttcttaaccctttgcgggtaaaagaggcattaacccgtaaccatctgtttatgacacacacacagatacaccccaaatgttctgcagctgctggatagttaccagtcctgattgtagcttgagttcgtggcttgagCTCGCAGCTTGGCattgtagcttgtggcagctaactggccaggaaagctgggcacgaGGAGGAGCTGGGTCTCTGTCAGATGCTCACCGATGCCCCTCGATGTTgatagcagaacgttacccaaagtctctTGTCTCACCCatctttttataggcttttagtttggattcaaagtctctaggtcttgctgtgtcacgctgcctctgggtttggtgattgatcacctgtcaattgcaggcatgactttcagcctgggacctggctttgatcttccttctgttgttcttttgTCCTTTTCCTTTTAGGGTGGATGTTTCTTACtctgtttagggctgttgtctgtgtctgcagccgttggtatttgatctttatctcatcaggacaggctg
This window of the Gopherus evgoodei ecotype Sinaloan lineage unplaced genomic scaffold, rGopEvg1_v1.p scaffold_49_arrow_ctg1, whole genome shotgun sequence genome carries:
- the FAM160A2 gene encoding FTS and Hook-interacting protein: MERMSWLSKLHSRAAGHRASRGASLQSPVTADPETCLMVFKNHWCQVLRVLEKRGPKPGSGAADDASAVRNNTYQMLTLLAEERAGAGAGVGPILQLVLAENLLERLLHWHLQRDGSEEQRAEQLKLYEMLISQSHQPLLRHPPVRRPLLHLLSLCTEPASRGLQTSLVLLLNQLCDCVAKDPALLELFFHRPTEQGPGDLLLFSLLVPFIHHEGPTGQQARDALLLLLAMAAGNRAVATYITDSSYFCPVLATGLSALYSSLPRKIEVRADDWHCLRREDWMGVPALVLFMNSLEFCNAVIQVAHPLVQKQLVDYVHNGFLVPVMGPALHKTAVEELMASMAYLELFLRSVSDPALLQTFLRFILLHRHDHSTILDTLVARIAANSRLCMVSLSLFRTLLNLNCEDVMLQLVLRYLIPCSHVMLSQRRAVKDLDIYGKTAAKFLSLIPRCCRTESLSAPDREEHATWAKAHGSPTVDTSSVVTVPKPSTPSRLAFFMRQQSCSSESGSPAPRSPGLATPSGSPCHRPARWEEVAELDGNYLEYLRDAQLSVEQCVLACRVWSAPYDGERPGPGPPGPATPHTKKRGLPEEGGGAPGAPSSSEPSASPPVPDIEDSAPLLNGAPGSEPSRPGRPDGDVAVKKVRRGPLSAGSEWERRGLKAQVENGSPTAPAPAPAWEQPSVDSLIDELLAQAPGEPNGSGLSIESFSRELRELEAELQRGAGQSPAGPLSREVQEEAEERFSERPAPLTSGGAPAQSWPPEPLAQLVSSPLRALGQPPSQPFTGPFVAVLLAKLENMAQNSLYVNVLLTGLVARLACYPQPLLRSFLLNTNMVFQPSVKSLLQVLGSVKNKIESFAARQDDFPALLFKARKYLLARGQLDWADAPNAAPALRRSETLGRAGARGETGGGLPPASGPPCPPAELAHPCEHRVPWCYHSPSPAPPTRRPRLAPLAQHPGSSTPGPVPSPGSLGLAPPAQLPRRGALAWLPRPSTLGPAPPARCPLLAPWAWLPQHSSPGVAPSPGSPGPAPWVQHPRPGALSWLPGSGSPSTAPPAWRPRLAPPAQHPGSSTPGPVPSPASLSPAPPAQLPRRGALAWLPRPSTLGPAPPARCPLLAPWARLPQHSSPGVAPSPGSPGPAPWLPKPDTLARLPWRQPPPGHTRWDQPLGSPSETNPQSPQPPRHTRSPLSECPWWDPGRRLVPKGSQAPPGLTLQ